Proteins encoded within one genomic window of Pseudalkalibacillus sp. SCS-8:
- the phnD gene encoding phosphate/phosphite/phosphonate ABC transporter substrate-binding protein yields the protein MKKLMMAVFAMLLMLGLAACGGADEEQGEGNGQKKELTIGVIPAQTEGEMQGAMDKLESLLEEKMEREVKIDTYPDYNGVVEAMNFNKIDMAFFGPLTYVIAHEKSGAEAIITQLVDGEPFYHSYIITHKDNGFETLEDFLKDSEQYDFAFGDQNSTSGSLIPSIELGDRGVFTNEDEHKFNTVRYTGSHDATALAVQNKQVDAGAIDSAIYNQLIESGKIDEQQLKVIWKSDKLFQYPWAVNKEMDDETVEKLQEIFIDIDDKEILDAFGASGFTKASNEDYESIRQAAIKQGVIKE from the coding sequence ATGAAGAAATTGATGATGGCAGTGTTTGCAATGCTCTTGATGCTAGGTCTGGCAGCATGTGGAGGAGCAGATGAAGAACAAGGTGAAGGAAATGGTCAGAAGAAAGAACTGACGATTGGAGTCATTCCTGCACAGACAGAAGGTGAAATGCAAGGAGCTATGGATAAGCTTGAAAGTCTCCTTGAGGAAAAAATGGAACGAGAAGTGAAGATTGATACCTATCCGGATTATAACGGGGTAGTAGAAGCGATGAATTTTAACAAAATCGATATGGCGTTTTTCGGGCCATTGACTTATGTCATTGCCCACGAAAAAAGCGGGGCCGAAGCAATCATCACGCAATTGGTTGATGGAGAGCCATTCTATCATTCGTATATCATCACCCACAAAGACAATGGATTTGAAACGTTGGAGGACTTCTTGAAGGATAGTGAACAATATGATTTCGCTTTTGGTGATCAGAACTCGACTTCCGGATCATTGATTCCAAGCATCGAACTTGGTGATCGTGGTGTTTTCACGAATGAAGATGAACATAAATTCAATACGGTCCGCTATACAGGATCACACGATGCCACAGCTTTGGCTGTCCAAAACAAACAGGTGGACGCTGGGGCAATTGACAGCGCGATCTATAACCAACTTATCGAGTCAGGTAAAATTGATGAACAACAACTGAAAGTGATCTGGAAATCCGATAAGCTGTTTCAGTATCCTTGGGCGGTGAACAAGGAAATGGATGATGAAACTGTTGAAAAATTACAAGAGATCTTCATCGACATTGATGATAAAGAGATTTTAGATGCATTTGGTGCGTCAGGTTTCACAAAAGCATCTAATGAAGATTATGAAAGCATTCGACAAGCAGCGATCAAGCAGGGAGTCATTAAGGAGTAG
- a CDS encoding glycosyltransferase family 4 protein translates to MDNISKLNESFSVGFWTPYLYTQRGNATTAKRIISGLQAEGHHVEAFAYEEEKWTSTIQSRMTACDVYHVLHFNRFAAWMNERKERLNKPYLVTSGGTDVNEHMEESHSKRLLEDAEALTVFTQESAQRVLSVYPQFKEKLHVIPQSVYIPEKNEAPTVSFPKGSPNVLLPAGLREVKDVFHVFGCLERLQKVYPALKFMIVGESLDSEVLARVEQLEQEFSWFHYAGSMPIEQMTYVYGWADIVLNTSISEGQSIAIMEAMYYGVPVIARANGGNKSLISHGMNGYIYEDERTFERLFVQLLNNRNLYQTFSEKGKEIISREFSVKKEIENYMKIYKQLMR, encoded by the coding sequence TTGGACAATATATCGAAACTGAATGAATCCTTTTCGGTAGGATTCTGGACGCCTTACCTGTACACGCAACGAGGTAATGCGACGACTGCAAAGAGAATCATCTCAGGTCTGCAGGCCGAAGGGCATCATGTAGAAGCATTCGCATATGAGGAAGAAAAGTGGACGTCAACGATTCAAAGCAGGATGACAGCCTGCGATGTGTACCATGTCCTTCATTTCAATCGTTTCGCAGCCTGGATGAACGAACGGAAAGAAAGATTGAATAAACCTTATCTCGTCACATCTGGCGGGACAGACGTGAATGAACACATGGAAGAATCGCATTCGAAAAGATTACTTGAGGATGCGGAAGCGTTAACCGTCTTTACTCAAGAATCCGCTCAGCGCGTTTTGTCGGTTTACCCGCAATTCAAGGAGAAGCTCCATGTCATTCCACAAAGTGTGTACATCCCTGAAAAGAATGAAGCACCTACAGTTTCATTTCCGAAAGGATCTCCTAACGTCTTGTTGCCCGCTGGATTACGCGAGGTGAAGGATGTCTTCCATGTGTTTGGATGCTTGGAGAGACTTCAAAAAGTGTATCCTGCGTTGAAGTTCATGATTGTCGGTGAGTCCCTTGATTCTGAGGTGTTAGCTCGCGTCGAACAGTTGGAACAAGAATTTTCATGGTTTCACTATGCAGGGAGCATGCCGATTGAGCAAATGACATATGTTTATGGATGGGCGGATATCGTGCTGAATACTTCCATTTCAGAAGGACAATCGATTGCCATCATGGAGGCCATGTATTATGGTGTCCCCGTCATTGCAAGGGCAAACGGAGGGAATAAAAGTCTGATTTCTCATGGTATGAATGGATACATATACGAAGACGAAAGAACTTTTGAGCGTTTGTTCGTCCAATTGCTGAATAACCGCAATCTCTACCAAACGTTTTCTGAAAAAGGAAAAGAAATCATTTCAAGAGAGTTTTCGGTGAAGAAAGAAATAGAAAACTACATGAAGATCTATAAACAACTGATGAGGTGA
- the phnE gene encoding phosphonate ABC transporter, permease protein PhnE: MAWFKRRHIITTFLLTLIILISMKAMEFDLSKFRDFRNMIEFLSGWFPINTEIIPKMIMESLDTMAMAFLGSFLGLVIALPLAFVAARNTSRSPFLYGFFRIGLSFLRSIPEIVFGLILLTALGLGPFPAVIAIILHNIGVLGKLISELIEAADVGPQEAMKSVGARRWIANLFSILPQIWPNVLSHYFYRFEVAIRTSLILGFIGGGGIGQQLFNHFKTFHYQAVAVDVILIMIMVILVDFAGSKIRETVI, translated from the coding sequence ATGGCCTGGTTTAAACGTCGTCATATCATCACGACATTTTTATTGACGTTGATCATTCTGATCAGCATGAAAGCGATGGAATTCGATTTATCCAAGTTTCGTGATTTCCGAAACATGATTGAATTTTTATCAGGATGGTTTCCGATCAATACCGAAATTATCCCGAAAATGATAATGGAAAGCCTTGATACGATGGCGATGGCGTTCCTGGGGAGTTTTCTCGGCCTCGTCATCGCGTTGCCACTCGCGTTTGTAGCGGCTCGGAATACGAGCCGTTCTCCTTTTTTGTATGGATTTTTCCGAATCGGCTTGAGCTTTCTTCGTTCCATACCAGAGATCGTATTCGGATTGATTTTATTAACCGCACTTGGGCTGGGCCCTTTTCCTGCAGTTATTGCAATCATCCTTCACAACATAGGAGTACTCGGTAAGCTAATTTCCGAATTGATTGAAGCTGCGGATGTTGGTCCTCAGGAAGCGATGAAATCCGTAGGGGCAAGAAGATGGATAGCGAACCTGTTTTCCATTCTTCCGCAAATATGGCCCAACGTGTTATCCCACTACTTTTATCGTTTTGAAGTTGCAATCCGCACATCACTCATTCTTGGGTTCATTGGGGGAGGCGGAATCGGCCAGCAGCTGTTCAATCATTTTAAAACATTCCATTATCAGGCGGTGGCGGTCGATGTCATTTTGATCATGATCATGGTCATCCTTGTCGATTTTGCTGGTAGTAAAATAAGGGAAACGGTGATTTGA
- the phnC gene encoding phosphonate ABC transporter ATP-binding protein, which yields MGNEAIIQLQNVSVQYPQSEHVAVNDLSLAMESGEFICVLGKSGAGKSTMIRCLNGLQRPNEGKVLFEGNDITEYKEKALREVRTNMGMIFQHFNLIPRLSVMQNVLTGTFGKRNDWLNLIGYFYKEERDEALKAIEAVELGQHVHKRVEHLSGGQKQRVAIARALLQKPKVFLGDEPVASLDPGTANRIFQLIKRIHEKHQLLTLINVHDVTLAKRYATRVLALKDGKLIFDGKPDRVTDDILETIYEE from the coding sequence ATGGGTAATGAAGCAATCATCCAACTACAGAACGTTAGCGTACAATACCCTCAATCCGAGCATGTAGCTGTCAACGATCTAAGCCTAGCAATGGAATCCGGTGAATTCATCTGTGTGTTAGGTAAAAGTGGTGCGGGTAAATCAACGATGATCCGTTGTTTGAATGGTCTACAACGACCAAATGAGGGTAAAGTATTGTTTGAAGGAAACGACATTACCGAATATAAAGAAAAAGCTTTACGTGAAGTGCGGACAAACATGGGAATGATCTTTCAGCATTTCAACCTGATTCCGAGACTATCTGTCATGCAAAATGTGCTGACGGGGACATTCGGTAAGCGAAACGATTGGTTGAACTTGATTGGTTACTTTTATAAAGAGGAAAGGGACGAAGCGCTTAAAGCGATAGAAGCCGTCGAGTTAGGTCAGCATGTCCATAAGCGGGTGGAGCATTTGAGCGGAGGCCAGAAACAACGGGTGGCAATTGCGCGTGCGCTCCTTCAAAAACCAAAAGTCTTCCTAGGCGACGAACCGGTCGCAAGCCTTGATCCGGGTACGGCAAACCGGATCTTCCAGCTCATCAAACGGATTCATGAAAAGCATCAGCTGCTTACATTGATTAACGTACACGATGTGACTTTGGCGAAGAGGTATGCAACCAGGGTTCTTGCGTTAAAAGATGGAAAGCTCATCTTTGATGGGAAACCAGACCGAGTGACCGACGACATATTGGAAACGATCTATGAAGAATAA